The following are encoded together in the Thunnus thynnus chromosome 15, fThuThy2.1, whole genome shotgun sequence genome:
- the LOC137198189 gene encoding lactose-binding lectin l-2-like, which yields MLLFLFLFGLALGAETPSGDHQLKLQRGNCPMFWYSFNGRCYKYVSTHLTWADAELHCVSEKANLVSIHSLEEQKFVKSLIKNFDHAEGFTWIGLSDTQKEGGWMWSDGSAVHFVFWNSGEPNNYKGHEDCVHNNYGTGRKWNDVPCSKTFPSVCASRIDCP from the coding sequence ATGCTTTTATTCCTCTTCTTGTTTGGTCTGGCTCTCGGTGCTGAGACTCCCTCAGGTGACCATCAATTGAAGCTACAGCGTGGTAACTGTCCCATGTTCTGGTACAGCTTCAACGGCCGCTGCTACAAGTATGTCTCCACACATTTGACCTGGGCTGATGCAGAGCTCCACTGTGTGTCAGAGAAGGCCAACCTGGTGTCTATCCACAGTCTGGAAGAACAGAAGTTCGTCAAATCCCTGATTAAGAACTTTGACCATGCTGAGGGATTCACTTGGATCGGACTCAGTGACACCCAGAAGGAAGGAGGATGGATGTGGTCTGATGGATCTGCAGTGCACTTTGTCTTTTGGAATTCAGGAGAGCCAAACAACTATAAAGGACATGAAGACTGTGTTCACAACAACTATGGTACTGGTCGAAAATGGAATGATGTCCCATGTTCTAAAACCTTTCCGTCTGTTTGTGCTTCTCGCATAGACTGTCCTTAG
- the LOC137198191 gene encoding lactose-binding lectin l-2-like — MLLFLFLFGLALGAETPSGDHQLKLQRGNCPMFWYSFNGRCYKYVSTRMTWADAELHCVSQKANLVSIHSLEEQKFVKSLIKNFDHAEGFTWIGLSDTQKEGGWMWSDGSAVNFAFWNSREPSNGGGNEDCVHNNYGTGRKWNDGTCSKTFPSVCASRIDCP, encoded by the coding sequence ATGCTTTTATTCCTCTTCTTGTTTGGTCTGGCTCTCGGTGCTGAGACTCCTTCAGGTGACCATCAATTGAAGCTACAGCGTGGTAACTGTCCCATGTTCTGGTACAGCTTCAACGGCCGCTGCTACAAGTATGTCTCCACACGTATGACCTGGGCTGATGCAGAGCTCCACTGTGTGTCACAGAAGGCCAACCTGGTGTCTATCCACAGTCTGGAAGAACAGAAGTTCGTCAAATCCCTGATTAAGAACTTTGACCATGCTGAGGGATTCACTTGGATCGGACTCAGTGACACCCAGAAGGAAGGAGGATGGATGTGGTCTGATGGATCTGCAGTGAACTTTGCCTTTTGGAATTCAAGAGAGCCAAGCAACGGAGGAGGAAATGAAGACTGTGTTCACAACAACTATGGTACTGGTCGAAAATGGAATGATGGCACATGTTCTAAAACCTTTCCGTCTGTTTGTGCTTCTCGCATAGACTGTCCTTAG